The following proteins are co-located in the Halococcus salsus genome:
- a CDS encoding DUF1850 domain-containing protein encodes MTNRRAKRVVGLAVVAIAAVVAVTAVAAATPGGNVLVVADADTGEQLLTTPVEEGTPVMLNYTHSVEKTPVHDIYRVNNGSLEMTRMEFQSYGWGLPARENVTREGKWFVFDPPGTYEELYVEPGSVAGHRLRVGDEHYDLVALSDGDGVRLSIERRSMLTTTLDEFNR; translated from the coding sequence ATGACGAACCGGCGAGCCAAACGCGTGGTCGGTCTGGCGGTCGTGGCCATAGCGGCCGTCGTGGCCGTCACCGCCGTCGCCGCCGCCACGCCCGGCGGGAACGTCCTCGTCGTCGCGGACGCCGACACCGGCGAGCAGCTGCTCACCACACCGGTCGAGGAGGGCACGCCGGTGATGCTCAACTACACCCACAGCGTGGAGAAGACCCCCGTCCACGACATCTACCGGGTCAACAACGGCTCGCTGGAGATGACGCGCATGGAGTTCCAGTCCTACGGCTGGGGGTTACCCGCACGCGAGAACGTGACCCGGGAGGGCAAGTGGTTCGTCTTCGACCCCCCGGGCACCTACGAGGAGCTCTACGTCGAACCCGGCTCCGTCGCCGGCCACCGACTCCGCGTCGGTGACGAACACTACGACCTCGTGGCGCTCTCCGATGGCGACGGCGTCCGGCTCTCGATCGAACGGCGCTCGATGCTGACGACCACCCTCGACGAGTTCAACCGATGA
- a CDS encoding TAXI family TRAP transporter solute-binding subunit yields MAPNDERTRRTETDDSNASRRRFLKSAGAVGVVAAGGLAGCSGGGGGGNESGNGSGGGGTSGSGGGTSGGGGGGGGSSGNGSSSGGGGGNALVWDAGGTGGTYYPLSNEIKQVVESNTDFSLQVRSTGASVENVGSLSDGSADFALIQNDVAFFAKNGTGIDAFEGNAIENLRGVGTLYPETITVVTPGDSDIASLSDLSGATINTGDLGSGTQVDANAILEAVGVTDFSEQNTDFSQAAEQIQNGDIDAAFVVGGWPVGAIAELAETSSIGIVAIEGEERQQVKQAADYFADDRIPGGTYQGVSEPKPTVSVQAMIATTTQVPEETVETVTAAVFDNVSDLTIKTEFISAGSAQEGMSIELHPGAAAYFESGGGSGNASGTSGTSETGMGGTTGGTSGTAETGMGGGTTSS; encoded by the coding sequence ATGGCTCCAAACGACGAGCGGACACGACGGACCGAGACCGACGACTCCAACGCGTCGCGCCGACGATTCCTCAAGTCGGCGGGTGCGGTCGGCGTCGTCGCGGCGGGCGGGCTGGCCGGCTGTTCCGGTGGCGGCGGTGGCGGCAACGAGTCGGGCAACGGCTCCGGTGGCGGAGGCACGAGCGGTTCCGGCGGCGGAACCAGCGGTGGCGGTGGCGGCGGTGGTGGATCGAGCGGTAACGGGTCGAGCTCGGGCGGCGGGGGCGGCAACGCGCTCGTCTGGGACGCGGGCGGAACTGGTGGAACGTACTACCCCCTCTCGAACGAGATCAAACAGGTCGTCGAGTCGAACACCGACTTCAGCCTCCAGGTGCGCTCGACGGGCGCGTCGGTCGAGAACGTCGGCAGCCTCTCGGACGGCTCCGCCGACTTCGCGCTGATCCAGAACGACGTCGCCTTCTTCGCGAAGAACGGCACCGGCATCGACGCCTTCGAGGGCAACGCGATCGAGAACCTCCGCGGCGTCGGGACCCTCTACCCGGAGACCATCACGGTCGTCACGCCCGGTGACAGCGACATCGCGTCGCTCTCGGACCTCAGCGGCGCGACGATCAACACCGGCGACCTCGGAAGCGGGACCCAGGTCGACGCGAACGCGATCCTCGAAGCCGTCGGTGTCACCGACTTCTCCGAACAGAACACCGACTTCTCGCAGGCCGCCGAACAGATCCAGAACGGCGACATCGACGCGGCGTTCGTCGTCGGCGGCTGGCCGGTCGGCGCGATCGCCGAGCTCGCCGAGACCAGCTCGATCGGGATCGTGGCGATCGAGGGCGAGGAACGCCAGCAGGTCAAACAGGCCGCGGACTACTTCGCGGACGACCGGATCCCTGGCGGGACCTACCAGGGCGTCAGCGAACCGAAGCCCACCGTCTCCGTGCAGGCGATGATCGCGACGACCACCCAGGTCCCCGAGGAGACCGTCGAGACGGTCACCGCCGCGGTCTTCGACAACGTCTCCGACCTCACGATAAAGACCGAGTTCATCAGCGCGGGGTCGGCACAGGAGGGGATGTCGATCGAACTCCACCCGGGCGCGGCGGCCTACTTCGAGTCCGGCGGCGGGTCGGGCAACGCCAGCGGGACTTCCGGAACCAGCGAGACCGGGATGGGCGGGACGACCGGCGGCACGAGCGGCACCGCCGAAACCGGGATGGGCGGCGGAACGACCAGCTCCTGA
- the proS gene encoding proline--tRNA ligase, producing the protein MSEPESQELGITESKEYATGEWFAEVVKKAKLADYAPMGGFIVTRPRGYALWEGIQDHLDGWFKDTGVKNAYFPMFIPERYLEREKDIVEGFDPEVAWVTEAGNEELDERLAVRPTSESIITPFMSQWIRSHRDLPMRVNQWCSVVRWEATDTKPFFRTKEFLWQEGHTAHQDGEAAWEETMRRLEQYRQLHEEVLAMPVLEGRKPEHDKFPGAHTTAAIQPLMPDGRALQAATSHYLGDGFAEAFDMTYVDRDENEHVAHTTSWGLSWRALGGMVMTHSDDQGLVLPPALAPEQVVVVPIWQEDTQEEVLDYAADLAAELDEAGLRVELDDRDERNPGFKFNEWELYGVPLRIEVGPHEVEDGEATLVHRPDGESVVESRDGIASTVEEHLDTVFAKLYAAAEEHLEENVREAESRNELLGTIGQHGGYVKTGWCGDEACETEIKDQIAAEIVMVPLDRDEDPIQETCAICGDEATETAYFAKSY; encoded by the coding sequence ATGAGCGAACCGGAATCACAGGAACTCGGTATCACGGAATCGAAGGAGTACGCGACCGGCGAGTGGTTCGCCGAGGTCGTCAAGAAAGCGAAGCTCGCGGACTACGCCCCGATGGGCGGGTTCATCGTCACCCGACCCCGCGGCTACGCCCTCTGGGAGGGCATCCAGGACCATCTCGACGGCTGGTTCAAGGACACCGGCGTCAAGAACGCCTACTTCCCGATGTTCATCCCCGAGAGATACCTCGAACGTGAGAAGGACATCGTGGAGGGCTTCGACCCCGAGGTGGCGTGGGTCACCGAGGCGGGCAACGAGGAGCTCGACGAACGGCTCGCCGTGCGTCCCACCAGCGAGTCGATCATCACGCCCTTCATGAGCCAGTGGATCCGGAGCCACCGCGACCTCCCGATGCGGGTGAACCAGTGGTGTTCGGTGGTGCGCTGGGAGGCCACCGACACGAAGCCGTTCTTCCGCACGAAGGAGTTCCTCTGGCAGGAGGGTCACACCGCCCACCAGGACGGCGAGGCGGCGTGGGAGGAGACGATGCGCCGGCTCGAACAGTACCGCCAGCTCCACGAGGAGGTGCTCGCGATGCCCGTGCTGGAGGGCCGCAAACCCGAACACGACAAGTTCCCCGGCGCACACACCACGGCGGCCATCCAGCCCCTCATGCCCGACGGCCGGGCGCTCCAGGCCGCCACCAGCCACTACCTCGGCGACGGGTTCGCGGAGGCGTTCGACATGACCTACGTCGACCGCGACGAGAACGAACACGTCGCCCACACCACCTCGTGGGGGCTGTCGTGGCGCGCGCTCGGCGGGATGGTGATGACCCACTCCGACGACCAGGGGCTCGTGCTCCCACCTGCGCTCGCCCCCGAACAGGTCGTCGTGGTGCCGATCTGGCAGGAGGACACTCAGGAAGAAGTGCTCGACTACGCTGCCGACCTCGCGGCCGAACTCGACGAGGCCGGTCTGCGGGTCGAACTCGACGACCGCGACGAGCGCAACCCCGGCTTCAAGTTCAACGAGTGGGAGCTCTACGGGGTCCCCCTCCGGATCGAGGTCGGCCCCCACGAAGTCGAGGACGGCGAGGCCACGCTGGTCCACCGCCCCGACGGCGAGTCCGTGGTCGAGTCACGGGACGGGATCGCGAGCACCGTCGAGGAGCACCTCGACACCGTCTTCGCGAAGCTCTACGCCGCCGCCGAGGAGCACCTAGAGGAGAACGTCCGCGAAGCCGAGAGCCGCAACGAGTTGTTGGGAACCATCGGCCAGCACGGCGGCTACGTCAAAACCGGGTGGTGTGGCGACGAGGCCTGCGAGACCGAGATCAAGGACCAGATCGCCGCCGAGATCGTGATGGTGCCCCTCGACCGCGACGAGGACCCGATCCAGGAGACCTGTGCGATCTGTGGCGACGAGGCCACCGAGACGGCCTACTTCGCCAAATCCTACTGA
- a CDS encoding DUF4396 domain-containing protein, translating into MTLETALTGLLTDPVVVAVWVVLVASSLVVLAWDLRTNNPETASLMQFAWGLSTLYSGPIALGAYWYAGRSQIASDSLWRKGFRSVTHCYSGCGAGEVVGVVTMAGVFAVSSTALTAAVTFSLAYLFGFALTIGPLLQEGVGFREALSDSFYSETASITVMEVAAIGTDIWIAGDAHIGALLFWTGLAFSLSVGYFVAYPVNVYLVHRGVKGGMQNPTERGQTTS; encoded by the coding sequence GTGACTCTCGAAACGGCACTCACCGGTCTTCTCACCGACCCGGTCGTGGTCGCGGTGTGGGTCGTCCTCGTTGCATCGTCGCTCGTCGTTCTCGCGTGGGACCTCCGGACCAACAACCCCGAGACGGCCTCGCTGATGCAGTTCGCGTGGGGGCTCTCGACGCTCTACTCCGGGCCGATCGCGCTCGGGGCCTACTGGTACGCCGGGCGGTCGCAGATCGCGAGCGACTCGCTCTGGCGGAAGGGCTTTCGGTCGGTCACCCACTGCTACTCGGGGTGTGGGGCGGGTGAAGTGGTCGGCGTGGTGACGATGGCGGGCGTGTTCGCGGTCTCCAGCACGGCGCTCACCGCGGCCGTGACGTTCTCGCTCGCCTACCTGTTCGGCTTCGCGCTCACCATCGGCCCGTTGCTCCAGGAGGGCGTCGGCTTCCGCGAGGCGCTCTCGGATTCGTTCTACAGCGAGACCGCGAGCATCACCGTGATGGAGGTCGCCGCCATCGGCACCGACATCTGGATCGCCGGGGACGCCCACATCGGAGCCCTGCTCTTCTGGACGGGGCTCGCGTTCTCGCTCTCGGTGGGCTACTTCGTGGCCTACCCGGTGAACGTCTACCTGGTCCATCGCGGGGTCAAGGGTGGGATGCAGAACCCGACCGAACGCGGGCAGACGACGTCGTGA
- the gltB gene encoding glutamate synthase large subunit, whose product MATHHPSGEESAATLVDPSGARSNCGVGVVMDLDGGCDHSVVADSLDLLANLEHRGTTGAEENTGDGAGIMLQTPHDFFADELDVDLPETYAVGSVFFPRDDAARRTLQELFEDRLADHGLSVRHWRDVPTDNADLGKTALDAEPDSAQAFVVPDDDIGTEAFDHRLYVARRAVEQAVAEREPDGEERFYICSLDRQTLVYKGLLKGDQIADYYPDLTDARVRSTFVLVHARFSTNTLGAWHLAHPYRNVIHNGEINTIQGNVNWMRARENDIRTDEFDIDAVRPVIADPEQSDTASVDNALELLLQGGRDLPHALRLLIPEAFRGEEHQMSDERRAFYDYHASLSEPWDGPALVAATDGERVGAVLDRNGFRPCRYDITTDNRLVMASEAGALDLDPSEIEERGRLEPGQLFVADPEAGRVVPDEEAFESLTDEKYAEWVGEEQVHLDDLAGEAAHEHAARDTEEAVDDLRSHQALYGYTYDELDNLLEPMATKGKDPVGSMGDDTPLSVLSQFNRPLFTYFRQLFAQVTNPPLDYIREELVTSLETRLGNQHNLLGETREHARQLVSDSPILTDAQTEAIKSMNGDANGLTSATVDITYEADGDLETAVERVREDASVAADDHDIVVLSDRAASESRKPIPSLLATAAVHHHLVRNGLRNRAGLVVESADPRAVHHIATLVGYGAGAINPYLAYQTIADLTAGGDGAELDAAIGAYIEALEDGLLKTMSKMGISTVQSYQGAQIFEAVGVNSAFVAEYFEGTPSRTGGIGIEDVEEDLADRHAVAFSADPQIERQGEYEHRSGGIFHEWNPKTVGALQQAVRRGDYEQYGEFAELMNNQQERLQSLRGLLEFDSDRESVPIDEVEPVTEIVKRFSTAAMSLGSLSPEMHENNAVAMHRLGGKSNTGEGGEPPERFGTEKECNVKQVASGRFGVTSEYLTSADELQIKMAQGSKPGEGGHLPGKKVNEMIAHVRHATPGVGLISPPPLHDIYSIEDLKQLIHDLKAANPEADINVKLVSEAGIGTIAAGVAKANADVVHISGHSGGTGASPRTSIKNAGVPWELGLAETNQMLRETRLRSRIRVSTDGGLKTGRDVAVAALLGAEEYIFGTASLVTSGCVMARQCHENTCPVGVATQREELRERFSGEPDHVINYMTFIAQELRELMAELGFTTVEEMVGRPSFLAQREDVSQEKARKVDLSAVLAEPRSDGEPGTERTKVREQTHEIDEQLDHEIVADAEEAIEAGQPVSLNYDISNVDRAVGALLSNRISTAHGGSGLGEDTIRLGFDGTAGQSFGAFLASGVTMDLTGTANDYVGKGLSGGKLVLETPPDAAYEAAENSLIGNVALYGATEGEAYINGKAGERFAVRNSGVTGVVESVGDHGCEYMTGGAIAVLGSTGKNFAAGMSGGVAYVLDPDDEFDAKVNHGMVSTSRDLDRKDEAMLRRLVENHVAYTDSERGAAVLDDWEDVKTQFVKVMPDAYADAIAEREEADVRTRPPAQASAASGEQRVAEGGAD is encoded by the coding sequence ATGGCTACTCATCACCCCTCCGGAGAGGAGTCGGCGGCGACGCTCGTCGACCCCTCCGGGGCGCGGTCGAACTGCGGTGTTGGCGTCGTGATGGATCTCGATGGCGGCTGTGACCACTCGGTCGTCGCCGACAGTCTCGACCTCCTCGCGAACCTCGAACACCGTGGCACGACCGGTGCGGAGGAGAACACCGGCGACGGCGCGGGGATCATGCTCCAGACGCCCCACGACTTCTTCGCCGACGAACTCGACGTCGACCTCCCCGAGACCTACGCCGTCGGTTCGGTCTTCTTCCCGCGCGACGACGCGGCCCGCCGGACGTTACAGGAACTCTTCGAGGACCGGCTCGCCGACCACGGTCTTTCAGTGCGGCACTGGCGCGACGTCCCGACCGACAACGCGGACCTCGGCAAGACCGCGCTCGACGCCGAGCCCGATTCCGCCCAGGCGTTCGTCGTCCCGGACGACGACATCGGAACCGAGGCGTTCGACCACCGGCTCTACGTCGCCCGGCGGGCGGTCGAACAGGCGGTCGCCGAGCGCGAGCCCGACGGCGAGGAGCGGTTCTACATCTGTTCGCTCGACCGGCAGACGCTGGTCTACAAGGGGCTCCTGAAGGGCGACCAGATCGCCGACTACTACCCCGACCTCACCGACGCGCGGGTACGCTCGACGTTCGTGCTGGTCCACGCTCGTTTCTCGACCAACACCCTCGGCGCGTGGCATCTCGCCCACCCCTACCGGAACGTGATCCACAACGGCGAGATCAACACCATCCAGGGCAACGTCAACTGGATGCGGGCACGTGAGAACGACATCCGAACCGACGAGTTCGACATCGACGCCGTCCGACCCGTGATCGCCGACCCCGAGCAATCGGACACCGCGAGCGTCGACAACGCGCTCGAACTCCTCCTCCAGGGCGGGCGGGACCTGCCTCACGCGCTCCGCCTCCTGATCCCCGAGGCGTTCCGCGGCGAGGAACACCAGATGAGCGACGAGCGGCGGGCGTTCTACGACTACCACGCCTCGCTCTCGGAGCCCTGGGACGGTCCCGCCCTCGTCGCGGCCACCGACGGCGAACGCGTCGGCGCGGTGCTCGACCGGAACGGGTTCCGGCCCTGCCGGTACGACATCACCACCGACAACCGACTGGTGATGGCTTCGGAGGCCGGCGCGCTCGACCTCGACCCGTCCGAAATCGAAGAGCGCGGCCGGCTCGAACCCGGGCAGCTCTTCGTCGCCGACCCGGAAGCGGGCCGGGTCGTGCCCGACGAGGAGGCCTTCGAGAGCCTCACCGACGAGAAGTACGCCGAGTGGGTCGGCGAGGAGCAGGTCCACCTCGACGACCTCGCCGGCGAGGCGGCCCACGAACACGCCGCACGCGACACCGAGGAGGCGGTCGACGACCTCCGCTCCCACCAGGCGCTCTACGGCTACACCTACGACGAACTCGACAACCTGCTCGAACCGATGGCGACCAAGGGCAAGGACCCCGTCGGGTCGATGGGCGACGACACGCCGCTCTCGGTGCTCTCGCAGTTCAACCGCCCGCTGTTCACCTACTTCCGACAGCTGTTCGCCCAGGTCACCAACCCGCCGCTGGACTACATCCGCGAGGAGCTGGTGACCTCGCTCGAAACCCGGCTCGGCAACCAGCACAACCTCCTCGGCGAGACCCGCGAGCACGCTCGCCAGCTGGTCTCCGACTCGCCGATCCTCACCGACGCCCAGACCGAGGCGATCAAGTCGATGAACGGCGACGCCAACGGGCTGACGTCAGCGACCGTCGACATCACCTACGAGGCCGACGGCGACCTCGAAACCGCGGTCGAACGGGTGCGCGAGGACGCCAGCGTCGCCGCCGACGACCACGACATCGTGGTGCTCTCGGACCGTGCGGCGAGCGAGTCCCGGAAGCCGATCCCGAGCCTGCTCGCGACCGCCGCGGTCCACCACCACCTCGTGCGCAACGGGCTCCGAAATCGAGCGGGGCTCGTTGTCGAGTCGGCCGACCCTAGAGCCGTCCACCACATCGCGACGCTCGTGGGCTACGGCGCGGGCGCGATCAACCCCTACCTCGCCTACCAGACCATCGCGGACCTCACCGCGGGTGGCGACGGTGCGGAGCTCGACGCCGCGATCGGGGCCTACATCGAGGCGCTCGAAGACGGCCTCCTGAAGACCATGTCGAAGATGGGGATCTCCACGGTCCAAAGCTACCAGGGCGCGCAGATCTTCGAGGCGGTCGGGGTGAACTCGGCGTTCGTCGCGGAGTACTTCGAGGGAACCCCCTCACGAACCGGCGGGATCGGTATCGAGGACGTCGAGGAGGACCTCGCGGACCGCCACGCCGTCGCGTTCTCGGCGGACCCACAGATCGAGCGCCAGGGCGAGTACGAACACCGCTCCGGCGGGATCTTCCACGAGTGGAACCCCAAGACCGTGGGCGCGCTCCAGCAGGCCGTCCGCCGTGGCGACTACGAGCAGTACGGCGAGTTCGCCGAGCTGATGAACAACCAGCAGGAACGCCTCCAGAGTCTCCGCGGCTTGCTCGAATTCGACTCCGACCGCGAGTCGGTCCCGATCGACGAAGTCGAACCCGTCACTGAGATCGTGAAACGGTTCTCGACGGCCGCGATGAGCCTCGGGAGTCTCTCGCCCGAGATGCACGAGAACAACGCGGTGGCGATGCACAGGTTGGGAGGGAAGTCGAACACCGGCGAGGGCGGCGAACCGCCCGAACGGTTCGGCACCGAGAAGGAGTGTAACGTCAAACAGGTCGCGTCGGGTCGGTTCGGGGTCACCTCCGAGTACCTCACCTCGGCCGACGAGCTCCAGATCAAGATGGCCCAGGGAAGCAAGCCGGGCGAGGGCGGCCACCTCCCGGGCAAGAAGGTCAACGAGATGATCGCCCACGTCCGCCACGCCACTCCAGGTGTGGGACTCATCTCGCCGCCGCCGCTCCACGACATCTACTCGATCGAGGACCTGAAACAGCTGATCCACGACCTGAAGGCCGCGAACCCCGAGGCCGACATCAACGTCAAACTGGTCTCGGAGGCGGGGATCGGCACCATCGCGGCCGGGGTCGCGAAGGCCAACGCCGACGTGGTCCACATCTCGGGTCACTCCGGGGGGACGGGTGCGAGCCCGCGAACCTCGATCAAGAACGCGGGCGTCCCGTGGGAACTCGGCCTCGCCGAGACGAACCAGATGCTGCGGGAGACCCGCCTGCGTTCCCGGATCCGCGTCTCGACCGACGGCGGTCTGAAGACCGGAAGGGACGTCGCGGTCGCGGCGCTGCTCGGTGCGGAGGAGTACATCTTCGGGACCGCCTCGCTCGTGACGTCGGGCTGTGTGATGGCCCGCCAGTGTCACGAGAACACCTGTCCCGTGGGCGTCGCGACCCAGCGCGAGGAGCTCCGCGAGCGCTTCTCGGGCGAGCCCGACCACGTCATCAACTACATGACGTTCATTGCCCAGGAGCTCCGCGAGCTGATGGCCGAGCTCGGCTTCACCACCGTCGAGGAGATGGTCGGCCGGCCGTCGTTCCTCGCCCAGCGCGAGGACGTCAGCCAGGAGAAGGCGCGGAAGGTCGACCTCTCGGCGGTGCTCGCCGAGCCCCGGAGCGACGGCGAGCCCGGCACCGAACGAACCAAGGTCAGGGAACAGACCCACGAGATCGACGAGCAGCTGGACCACGAGATCGTCGCCGACGCGGAGGAAGCGATCGAGGCGGGCCAGCCCGTCTCGTTGAACTACGACATCTCGAACGTCGACCGGGCGGTCGGCGCGCTGCTCTCGAACCGTATCTCGACGGCCCACGGTGGGTCGGGTCTCGGCGAGGACACCATCCGCCTGGGCTTCGACGGCACGGCCGGGCAGAGCTTCGGGGCCTTCCTCGCCTCGGGCGTGACGATGGACCTCACCGGGACCGCGAACGACTACGTCGGCAAGGGGCTCTCGGGCGGCAAACTCGTGCTCGAAACCCCGCCCGACGCGGCCTACGAGGCCGCCGAGAACAGCCTGATCGGTAACGTCGCGCTCTACGGCGCGACCGAGGGCGAGGCCTACATCAACGGCAAGGCGGGCGAGCGGTTCGCGGTTCGGAACTCCGGCGTGACGGGCGTGGTGGAGTCCGTGGGTGACCACGGCTGTGAGTACATGACCGGTGGAGCCATCGCGGTGCTCGGGAGTACGGGCAAGAACTTCGCGGCCGGGATGAGCGGCGGGGTGGCCTACGTCCTCGACCCCGACGACGAGTTCGACGCGAAGGTCAACCACGGCATGGTGAGCACGAGCCGCGACCTCGACCGGAAGGACGAGGCGATGCTCCGTCGGCTGGTCGAGAACCACGTCGCCTACACCGACTCCGAGCGTGGCGCGGCCGTGCTCGACGACTGGGAGGACGTGAAGACGCAGTTCGTGAAGGTGATGCCCGACGCCTACGCCGACGCCATCGCCGAGCGCGAGGAGGCCGACGTCAGAACCCGACCGCCGGCCCAGGCGAGCGCCGCGAGCGGCGAGCAGCGCGTCGCCGAGGGCGGCGCGGACTGA